A genomic window from Caldanaerobius fijiensis DSM 17918 includes:
- a CDS encoding DUF917 domain-containing protein — translation MTKIDVQMVEDIAVGAALLGTGGGGDPYVGKLMAIQALKKNGPVELIDVEEVPDEALIVPAAMMGAPTVLVEKIPSGKEIFKAFDSLQSYLEDEVYAVIPIEAGGVNSMIPIAVAAEKRLPLVDVDGMGRAFPELQMVTFHLYGISATPMVLADEKGNSLLLNTINNFWTESLARNATVVMGGSVMVAIYPMRGKDLKQAGIRNIVTYSAKIGRAIREARKNGSDPIEALLSATGGYILFKGKISDVQRRTTGGFVRGEAHIEGIDQYKGERMIIDFQNENLIARRNGKIVATVPDLICTVDAHTATPITTEGLRYGQRIFILGIPCDKKWRSEKGIATVGPRYFGYDVDYVPIEELIKE, via the coding sequence ATGACTAAGATTGATGTACAAATGGTTGAAGATATTGCAGTCGGAGCTGCACTTCTTGGGACTGGTGGTGGGGGAGACCCCTACGTTGGTAAGCTAATGGCTATTCAAGCATTAAAAAAGAATGGGCCGGTAGAGCTTATTGATGTGGAAGAGGTTCCAGATGAGGCGTTAATAGTTCCTGCAGCGATGATGGGAGCGCCAACGGTATTAGTAGAAAAAATCCCATCAGGGAAAGAAATTTTTAAGGCATTTGACAGTTTGCAAAGCTACCTTGAAGATGAGGTTTATGCCGTTATCCCCATTGAAGCGGGTGGGGTTAATTCAATGATTCCAATAGCCGTGGCAGCAGAGAAAAGGCTTCCGCTTGTAGACGTTGATGGAATGGGACGGGCTTTTCCAGAATTGCAGATGGTTACTTTCCACTTATATGGTATCTCAGCAACACCTATGGTCTTAGCAGATGAGAAAGGTAATTCTTTGTTACTTAATACTATTAATAATTTCTGGACAGAAAGCCTTGCTAGGAATGCTACAGTGGTTATGGGTGGATCAGTTATGGTTGCCATTTATCCAATGAGAGGTAAAGATTTAAAACAGGCCGGCATTAGAAACATAGTAACATACTCAGCCAAAATTGGTCGAGCGATTAGAGAAGCTCGTAAGAATGGCAGTGATCCCATTGAAGCACTTTTAAGTGCTACTGGGGGATATATCCTCTTTAAAGGAAAAATTTCTGATGTTCAAAGGCGCACTACTGGCGGATTTGTTCGAGGTGAAGCCCATATAGAAGGAATTGACCAGTATAAAGGTGAGAGAATGATAATTGACTTCCAGAACGAAAATTTAATAGCTCGTCGCAATGGAAAGATTGTGGCTACAGTGCCTGATCTCATCTGTACGGTAGATGCGCATACAGCGACGCCTATTACAACTGAAGGGTTGCGTTATGGCCAACGGATATTTATTCTTGGCATTCCATGTGATAAAAAATGGAGAAGCGAAAAAGGTATAGCTACCGTTGGGCCGCGTTATTTTGGATATGATGTTGATTACGTTCCTATTGAAGAGCTTATTAAGGAGTAA
- a CDS encoding purine-cytosine permease family protein — protein sequence MKGDDFALSRVPAEARRPMWEVFMIRFGAVVTLSQFIVGATLGYGMTLKETLIATLLGAVLLEVISFLCGVAGTWEGLSTSLLTRWSGFGRLGSSLIGLIIGISCIGWFGVQNSVFAQGMNKALGGIIDIKIMSLLTGLAITLLVVYGYKMLSYTANIAVPGFLLAMGIATYRLLSKYDINTLMNSSPPGPHLSLGVAITVVAGGFMIGAVITPDLSRYNRNAKDVFWMTLLSIFGGELLVTFLAVLMSHAVKSADVVTIALDLGGWLAAALVILSTIKINDLNLYAASLGISNFLDAVFGIKMNRAVLTIIIGLLGTLGSILGILDRFVNFLTILGTAIPPIGGIMVVDYFILRRYRHELEESREQGQLPEVLEDWNPIAIVSLVIAFLIGYFFKGGLNPTLNSLLAGMIVYYLLMKLYMVIVPNKNAKFINEKIY from the coding sequence ATGAAAGGTGATGATTTTGCTTTATCGAGGGTTCCTGCTGAAGCACGGCGTCCAATGTGGGAAGTGTTTATGATCCGCTTTGGAGCTGTAGTTACTCTCTCTCAATTTATTGTAGGCGCAACACTTGGTTATGGTATGACGTTAAAGGAAACTTTGATAGCTACATTACTAGGAGCAGTACTTTTAGAAGTTATTAGTTTTTTGTGTGGGGTTGCTGGAACGTGGGAAGGGCTATCTACTTCGCTTTTAACCCGCTGGAGTGGTTTTGGTCGATTGGGTTCGAGTTTAATTGGCCTGATTATTGGTATTTCGTGTATTGGCTGGTTTGGTGTTCAAAATTCGGTTTTTGCTCAAGGTATGAATAAGGCTTTAGGTGGCATTATAGATATTAAAATCATGTCTTTATTAACAGGGCTGGCAATCACTTTGTTAGTAGTCTATGGTTATAAAATGTTGAGCTATACTGCCAACATTGCTGTTCCGGGTTTTTTGCTTGCAATGGGTATTGCTACTTATAGGTTATTGAGTAAATATGACATTAATACCCTTATGAATTCTTCTCCTCCTGGTCCCCACTTAAGTCTTGGTGTTGCTATAACAGTTGTTGCTGGCGGCTTTATGATTGGAGCAGTCATTACACCTGATTTATCCAGGTATAATCGTAATGCTAAAGATGTTTTCTGGATGACGCTTCTCAGTATTTTTGGTGGAGAATTGTTGGTTACTTTTTTGGCAGTTTTGATGTCCCATGCAGTTAAGAGTGCGGATGTTGTGACTATAGCTCTTGATCTGGGAGGATGGCTTGCTGCAGCACTGGTGATATTATCTACTATTAAAATCAATGATTTAAATCTTTATGCTGCTTCTCTAGGGATATCTAATTTTTTGGATGCGGTATTTGGAATTAAGATGAACAGGGCTGTTTTAACGATTATTATTGGACTTTTAGGAACGTTAGGTTCTATATTAGGGATACTGGATAGATTTGTTAATTTCTTAACTATCCTTGGCACTGCAATTCCACCTATTGGAGGTATCATGGTAGTAGATTACTTTATATTAAGAAGATATCGTCATGAATTGGAAGAATCAAGAGAACAGGGCCAGTTGCCTGAAGTTTTGGAAGATTGGAATCCTATCGCCATAGTTAGCCTTGTTATAGCCTTTTTAATTGGGTATTTCTTCAAAGGAGGCTTAAATCCGACATTAAATTCTTTATTAGCTGGGATGATTGTATACTATTTATTAATGAAGTTATACATGGTTATAGTGCCAAATAAAAACGCAAAATTTATCAATGAAAAAATATATTAA
- a CDS encoding hydantoinase/oxoprolinase N-terminal domain-containing protein gives MEYRIGIDVGGTNTDAVVVDENLQLVESVKVPTTKDVSSGIFEALTRVLEKSKVDRKKIKYAMLGTTHATNAIVERKRLCKTAIIRIGRPATEAIVPLVAWPDDLVKAIGNYYYLIAGGHEFDGRQIGALDEDELRKIAAEIKGKVESIAIISVFSPVNNQHELRAQEILREELGEIPISLSHEIGSLGLIERENATILNAALVEVAKTTANSFKEALVREGITNAKVFLCQNDGTLMSIDYAIRYPILTIACGPTNSIRGAAFLSNFENAMVLDVGGTTSDVGILAQGFPRESSIAVEIGGVRTNFRMPDLISIGLGGGSIVREENGEVKIGPDSVGYRITEEALVFGGNTVTATDIAVRLGLANIGDREKVKDLPLEFAKRAYDKMQKMIEEAIDKIKTRKEPQPLILVGGGSILVGDDIDGVSEVVRPQNFGVANALGAAIAQVSGEVDRIYALNEMSREEAIGDAKKLAISEAVKAGADPASVDIVYVEDVPLAYLPGNAVRIRVKAVGNLI, from the coding sequence ATGGAATATCGGATAGGAATTGATGTTGGCGGTACTAATACCGATGCAGTAGTGGTTGACGAAAATTTGCAGCTGGTAGAAAGCGTGAAGGTTCCGACAACAAAAGATGTTTCCAGTGGGATATTTGAGGCCTTGACTCGGGTTTTGGAAAAAAGCAAGGTTGATCGCAAGAAGATTAAATATGCTATGCTGGGTACCACCCATGCAACCAATGCTATTGTAGAGCGTAAACGGCTCTGCAAAACAGCGATTATTAGAATCGGGCGCCCTGCAACCGAGGCGATTGTGCCCTTGGTTGCCTGGCCTGATGACCTTGTTAAAGCTATAGGAAATTATTATTATCTAATTGCTGGTGGCCACGAATTTGATGGAAGGCAAATAGGTGCATTGGATGAAGATGAACTCAGGAAAATTGCCGCAGAAATTAAAGGCAAAGTGGAGAGCATTGCAATAATTTCGGTTTTTTCACCAGTAAACAATCAGCATGAATTAAGGGCTCAGGAGATACTACGGGAAGAACTTGGTGAAATTCCCATTTCTCTTTCTCACGAAATCGGCTCCCTTGGCCTTATAGAAAGAGAGAATGCTACTATATTAAATGCTGCATTGGTAGAAGTTGCTAAAACTACGGCGAATAGTTTTAAAGAAGCATTGGTTCGTGAAGGGATTACCAATGCGAAGGTGTTCCTTTGTCAGAATGACGGTACATTGATGTCAATAGACTATGCTATACGCTATCCAATTTTGACTATTGCCTGTGGTCCAACCAACAGTATTCGCGGGGCGGCTTTTCTCAGCAATTTTGAGAATGCTATGGTTCTGGACGTAGGTGGTACTACCAGTGATGTAGGTATTCTTGCCCAAGGTTTTCCACGGGAATCCTCAATTGCAGTAGAAATTGGCGGAGTCAGAACTAACTTTAGGATGCCAGATTTGATTTCGATTGGTCTTGGTGGTGGCTCGATTGTTCGGGAAGAGAATGGAGAGGTTAAAATCGGACCTGACAGCGTTGGCTATCGGATAACGGAAGAGGCTCTTGTTTTTGGTGGAAACACGGTTACGGCCACGGACATAGCAGTACGTTTGGGGTTGGCAAATATTGGAGACAGAGAAAAAGTCAAAGATTTACCTTTAGAGTTTGCTAAAAGAGCTTACGATAAAATGCAAAAGATGATTGAAGAAGCGATCGATAAGATAAAAACCCGTAAAGAACCGCAACCCCTTATTCTTGTCGGTGGCGGCAGTATTCTTGTTGGTGATGATATCGATGGTGTAAGTGAAGTAGTTCGACCACAAAATTTTGGCGTGGCCAACGCGCTGGGAGCTGCAATTGCCCAGGTTAGTGGTGAAGTAGATCGCATTTATGCATTAAATGAAATGTCACGCGAAGAAGCAATTGGTGATGCGAAGAAGTTAGCAATATCTGAAGCTGTTAAAGCTGGTGCTGATCCTGCTTCTGTAGACATTGTTTATGTGGAAGATGTTCCGCTTGCTTATCTTCCAGGAAATG